Proteins encoded by one window of Streptococcus suis S735:
- a CDS encoding DegV family protein has translation MKLAVITDSSAVLNVQSIERDDLFVLSIPVSIDGENYIEGQNLTVEEFYQKMASSKELPKTSQPSLMELEEILAKLTEKGYTHALGLFLSSGISGFYQNIQYLADEFEGLTVAFPDTKITSAPLGMMVENVLKWADAGLSFEEITGKLDQEIGKTTAFIMVDDLNHLVKGGRLSNGAALLGNLLSIKPILYFTGEGKIEVYEKVRTEKKAIKRLLEILQEQTTEGQYQIAIIHANAPQKAENFKRQLEEAGVGSDLPIVSFGSVIGTHLGEGAVAFGISPIIE, from the coding sequence ATGAAATTAGCGGTTATAACTGACTCATCGGCTGTTTTGAATGTTCAAAGTATTGAGCGGGATGACCTGTTTGTCCTAAGTATTCCAGTCAGCATCGATGGGGAAAATTATATCGAAGGACAAAATTTGACGGTTGAAGAGTTTTATCAAAAAATGGCTTCATCGAAAGAATTACCTAAAACAAGTCAACCGAGTTTGATGGAACTAGAAGAAATTCTGGCTAAATTAACAGAGAAAGGCTATACACACGCACTTGGCTTATTCTTGTCATCAGGTATTTCAGGTTTTTATCAAAATATTCAATATTTGGCTGATGAATTTGAAGGATTAACCGTTGCCTTTCCAGATACCAAAATCACATCGGCTCCTTTAGGTATGATGGTCGAAAATGTTCTCAAATGGGCTGATGCAGGACTTAGTTTTGAAGAGATTACTGGGAAATTGGACCAAGAAATTGGGAAGACTACAGCCTTCATCATGGTTGATGACCTCAATCATTTGGTAAAAGGTGGTCGCTTGTCCAATGGTGCAGCCTTGCTTGGCAATCTTTTGAGCATCAAACCGATTCTGTATTTTACAGGTGAGGGTAAGATAGAAGTGTATGAAAAAGTTCGGACGGAGAAGAAGGCCATTAAACGCCTCTTGGAAATCCTCCAAGAACAAACGACCGAAGGACAGTATCAGATTGCTATCATACACGCCAACGCACCTCAGAAGGCTGAAAACTTTAAACGGCAGTTGGAAGAAGCAGGTGTCGGTAGCGATTTACCAATCGTGTCATTTGGTTCGGTCATCGGTACGCACTTGGGAGAAGGGGCAGTGGCCTTTGGTATTTCTCCCATTATTGAATAG
- the dapB gene encoding 4-hydroxy-tetrahydrodipicolinate reductase, whose protein sequence is MTIKVIIAGFKGKMGSTAVEMVKGDAALSLAALVDPFATETEVDGVPVFKTKEEVASLEADVWVDFTTPKFTYENTRFALENGFAPVVGTTGFTPEEIEELTALSAEKGLGGLIAPNFAIGAILLMQFAAQAAKYFPNLEIIELHHDKKKDAPSGTAVKTAELISQVRQSQTQGAADEEELIAGARGAAFDGFRIHSVRLPGLVAHQEVIFGAQGEGLTIRHDSYDRISFMGGVNLGIKEVVKRSQLVYGLEHLL, encoded by the coding sequence ATGACAATTAAGGTAATTATCGCAGGATTCAAAGGAAAAATGGGCTCAACGGCTGTTGAGATGGTCAAAGGTGACGCAGCACTTAGTCTGGCTGCCTTGGTAGATCCATTTGCGACAGAAACAGAAGTAGACGGTGTTCCTGTTTTCAAGACCAAAGAAGAAGTTGCCAGTCTGGAAGCTGATGTCTGGGTGGATTTTACAACGCCAAAATTTACCTATGAAAACACCCGTTTTGCCTTGGAAAATGGTTTCGCACCTGTGGTTGGAACGACAGGATTTACCCCTGAAGAAATCGAGGAATTGACAGCCTTGTCAGCTGAGAAGGGCTTGGGGGGCTTGATTGCTCCTAACTTTGCTATTGGCGCTATCTTGCTCATGCAATTTGCAGCACAGGCAGCCAAGTATTTCCCAAATCTTGAAATCATTGAATTACACCACGATAAGAAGAAGGATGCACCGAGTGGTACGGCTGTCAAAACGGCCGAACTCATTTCACAAGTCCGTCAGTCACAGACTCAAGGTGCAGCGGATGAAGAAGAACTGATTGCTGGCGCTCGCGGTGCAGCATTTGACGGTTTCCGTATCCACTCAGTACGCTTGCCAGGCCTTGTTGCCCATCAGGAAGTGATTTTTGGGGCACAGGGCGAGGGATTGACCATTCGTCATGACTCTTACGATCGTATTTCCTTTATGGGCGGTGTCAATCTCGGCATTAAAGAGGTAGTCAAACGCTCACAACTCGTTTATGGTTTGGAACACTTATTATGA
- a CDS encoding pyridoxal phosphate-dependent aminotransferase has translation MKRKVFEHYQPYKIKQKARFDLGNNENRIIDWAFLPQETLENLDVNQLSFYGDNTYSELIEKYATYLGVNPKQVTVGVGSDHLIHMIVSTFMEKDDTFLTVNPDFFMYETYNHMHGSRFEAIDLEEKNDTLVLPVEKLLARAEEVKAKIIMLSNPNNPSSVAYSLEDLEKLAISFKGLLVVDEAYIEFANVESFISRLQQFDNVLVLRTLSKAFGLAGLRVGFAVGSEELIYELDKVIPPFSLSNLTAKMAAVALNYTDKVLETVEVIQNLREEMILFLQGLDNCQVLPSQASFVTFKATWAEEFYQQALAQDWNFKYYPTGKLEGHIRLSIGRPEEMDMMKKMIEKLVEA, from the coding sequence ATGAAACGCAAGGTATTTGAACATTACCAACCTTATAAAATCAAACAAAAGGCAAGATTTGATTTAGGAAATAACGAAAATCGTATCATTGATTGGGCTTTTTTGCCACAAGAGACTTTGGAAAATTTGGATGTCAATCAATTAAGTTTTTATGGTGATAACACTTACTCCGAACTGATTGAGAAATATGCGACCTATCTTGGAGTTAATCCCAAACAAGTGACGGTAGGTGTGGGCTCTGATCACCTTATTCACATGATTGTTTCCACCTTTATGGAAAAGGATGATACTTTTTTGACTGTCAATCCAGACTTCTTCATGTATGAAACCTATAATCACATGCATGGTAGCCGTTTTGAAGCCATTGATTTAGAAGAAAAAAACGATACACTCGTCCTGCCAGTAGAGAAATTGTTGGCGCGTGCGGAGGAGGTGAAGGCAAAGATAATCATGCTTTCCAATCCTAACAATCCTTCTTCAGTAGCTTATTCACTAGAAGATTTGGAGAAATTGGCTATTTCTTTTAAAGGGCTACTCGTTGTAGATGAGGCTTACATTGAATTTGCAAATGTCGAAAGCTTCATCAGTCGTCTGCAACAATTTGACAATGTTTTAGTTTTACGGACTTTATCAAAGGCTTTTGGACTTGCAGGTTTACGAGTTGGCTTTGCGGTAGGAAGCGAAGAGTTAATTTATGAATTGGACAAGGTCATTCCCCCATTCAGCTTGTCAAACTTGACTGCAAAAATGGCAGCCGTTGCATTGAATTATACAGATAAGGTTTTAGAAACAGTGGAAGTAATTCAGAATTTGCGAGAAGAAATGATTTTATTCTTGCAAGGGTTAGATAACTGTCAAGTTCTACCTAGTCAGGCTAGTTTTGTAACGTTTAAAGCAACGTGGGCAGAAGAATTTTATCAGCAAGCCTTGGCACAGGATTGGAATTTCAAATATTATCCAACAGGTAAATTAGAAGGGCATATTCGCCTGTCTATCGGCCGTCCAGAAGAAATGGACATGATGAAAAAAATGATTGAGAAACTAGTGGAAGCGTAA
- a CDS encoding DeoR/GlpR family DNA-binding transcription regulator has translation MNILKSERKQIILERIHSQQFVRLEELIEVLDTSESTVRRDLDELENEGKLRRVHGGAEAPGNLQLEESILEKSVKNVQEKREIAESAARQIVNGDVIFLDAGTTTGVLIDYLQQENLTVVTNSIHHAVRLVERKIKTIIIGGFVKQSTDASVGAVALEQIRQLNFDKAFLGMNGIDKNYFTTPDIEEATIKCTIIDNAKESYVLADASKIGQFSFVKVAAIEKSNIICQSSESSLLDIIKEKTRVIEV, from the coding sequence TTGAACATACTCAAATCAGAACGAAAACAGATTATATTAGAGCGAATACACTCTCAACAGTTTGTTCGGCTAGAGGAATTAATCGAAGTTCTTGATACATCTGAGTCTACTGTACGTAGGGATTTGGATGAGTTGGAAAACGAAGGTAAGCTTCGTCGTGTACACGGCGGTGCTGAAGCGCCAGGGAATTTGCAACTCGAAGAGTCTATTCTAGAAAAATCTGTCAAAAACGTTCAAGAAAAACGAGAGATTGCGGAAAGTGCTGCTCGACAAATTGTTAACGGAGACGTAATTTTTTTAGATGCAGGTACAACAACCGGTGTACTGATTGATTATCTTCAGCAGGAAAATCTGACAGTCGTTACCAATTCTATTCACCACGCAGTGAGGCTGGTTGAACGCAAGATAAAAACAATCATTATAGGTGGTTTTGTTAAGCAATCAACAGATGCTTCCGTTGGAGCAGTAGCATTGGAACAAATTCGACAGCTCAATTTTGATAAAGCATTTCTGGGGATGAATGGTATTGATAAAAACTATTTTACAACGCCAGATATTGAAGAAGCGACCATCAAATGCACTATCATAGACAATGCCAAAGAAAGCTATGTTTTGGCAGATGCTTCTAAAATTGGTCAATTCTCCTTTGTTAAAGTTGCGGCAATCGAAAAATCCAACATTATCTGCCAATCTTCAGAAAGCAGTTTGTTGGACATCATAAAAGAGAAAACGAGGGTAATCGAGGTATGA
- a CDS encoding PTS fructose transporter subunit IIABC has product MKIQDVLRKDVMLLDLQATSKEAVIDEMIASLVDKGYVTDFDVFKTGIMNREAQTTTGLGDGIAMPHAKNAAVKEATVLFAKSNKGVDYASLDGQPTDLFFMIAAPEGANDTHLAALAELSKYLMKPGFADKLRGVSSPEEVISVFDAAEAADKTAEEVVAAPSGDRPFIVAVTACTTGIAHTYMAEEALKKQAAEMGVDIKVETNGASGVGNKLTAEDIKNAAGVIIAADKAVDMPRFNGKPLVSRPVAAGIKQPEELINLILDGKASAYTASEGAATVESSEKLSLGKAFYKHLMSGVSQMLPFVIGGGILIALAFLFDGALGVPQDSLGSLGSYHEIAAMFMKIGGAAFGFMLPLLAGYIAYSIAEKPGLVAGFVAGAIASSGLAFGKIPYAAGGEETLALAGVSSGFLGALVGGFLAGGVVLVLRNALRNLPKSLQGLNAILLLPLLGTAITGFLMFFVNIPMAAINTGMNNFLAGLEGSSAILLGLVLGGMMAVDMGGPVNKAAYVFGTGTLAATVADGGSVAMAAVMAGGMVPPLAVFVATLLFKDKFTQEERNSGLTNIVMGLSFITEGAIPFGAADPARAIPSFIAGSALAGALVGLSGIQLMAPHGGIFVIALTSNPLLYIAYVLIGAVVSGVLYGALRKAK; this is encoded by the coding sequence ATGAAAATTCAAGACGTTTTGAGAAAAGATGTCATGTTGCTTGATTTGCAAGCGACAAGCAAGGAAGCAGTTATCGATGAAATGATTGCTAGTTTGGTTGATAAAGGATATGTTACAGATTTTGATGTTTTCAAAACAGGTATCATGAACCGTGAAGCGCAAACAACTACTGGTCTTGGCGACGGTATCGCAATGCCACATGCTAAGAATGCGGCTGTAAAAGAGGCAACTGTTCTCTTTGCAAAATCAAACAAGGGAGTTGACTACGCAAGTCTTGATGGTCAACCAACCGATTTGTTCTTCATGATTGCAGCTCCAGAAGGTGCAAACGATACACACTTGGCTGCCCTTGCTGAATTGTCTAAATACTTGATGAAGCCTGGATTTGCTGACAAACTTCGTGGTGTGTCTAGCCCAGAAGAAGTCATTTCAGTTTTTGACGCAGCTGAAGCAGCAGATAAGACTGCTGAAGAAGTTGTTGCAGCACCAAGTGGTGACCGTCCATTTATCGTTGCTGTGACAGCATGTACAACAGGTATCGCCCACACTTACATGGCAGAAGAAGCACTTAAGAAACAAGCTGCTGAGATGGGTGTTGACATCAAGGTTGAAACCAACGGTGCTTCAGGTGTTGGAAACAAACTAACCGCTGAAGACATTAAGAATGCAGCAGGTGTTATCATCGCAGCAGATAAGGCTGTTGATATGCCTCGCTTCAATGGCAAACCTTTGGTATCTCGTCCAGTTGCAGCTGGAATCAAACAACCAGAAGAATTAATTAACCTTATCTTGGATGGTAAAGCATCAGCCTACACTGCGTCAGAAGGAGCAGCTACTGTGGAATCTTCAGAAAAACTCAGTCTTGGCAAAGCGTTCTATAAACACTTGATGAGTGGTGTGTCTCAAATGTTGCCATTCGTTATCGGTGGCGGTATCTTGATTGCCCTTGCCTTCCTATTCGATGGAGCTCTAGGTGTGCCACAAGACAGCCTTGGTAGTCTTGGTTCATACCATGAAATCGCAGCTATGTTCATGAAGATTGGTGGAGCAGCCTTCGGCTTCATGTTGCCACTTCTAGCAGGTTATATTGCTTACTCGATTGCTGAAAAACCAGGTTTGGTTGCAGGTTTCGTAGCTGGTGCAATTGCTAGTAGCGGTCTTGCGTTCGGTAAAATTCCTTACGCAGCTGGTGGTGAAGAAACGCTTGCTCTTGCAGGTGTATCATCTGGTTTCTTGGGTGCCCTTGTTGGTGGTTTCCTTGCTGGTGGTGTAGTGCTCGTTCTTCGCAACGCTTTGCGCAACCTTCCAAAATCACTTCAAGGTTTGAACGCTATCTTGCTCTTGCCACTTTTGGGAACAGCAATCACTGGTTTCTTGATGTTCTTCGTTAACATCCCAATGGCAGCAATCAACACAGGTATGAACAACTTCCTTGCAGGTCTTGAAGGTAGCTCTGCTATTCTCCTTGGACTTGTCCTCGGTGGAATGATGGCAGTCGATATGGGTGGTCCAGTCAACAAGGCAGCTTATGTCTTCGGTACAGGTACACTTGCAGCAACTGTTGCAGATGGTGGTTCTGTTGCCATGGCAGCGGTAATGGCAGGTGGTATGGTTCCACCGTTGGCAGTATTCGTTGCAACCCTTCTTTTCAAAGACAAATTCACACAAGAAGAGCGTAACTCAGGTTTGACAAACATTGTTATGGGTCTTTCATTCATCACTGAAGGTGCGATTCCATTTGGTGCTGCTGACCCAGCTCGTGCAATCCCAAGCTTTATCGCTGGTTCTGCCCTTGCAGGTGCCTTGGTTGGTTTGTCAGGCATCCAATTGATGGCTCCTCACGGTGGTATCTTCGTTATCGCTTTGACATCTAATCCATTGCTTTACATCGCCTATGTTTTGATTGGTGCGGTTGTATCAGGTGTCCTTTACGGAGCACTTCGTAAAGCTAAATAA
- a CDS encoding ROK family glucokinase, with protein MSKKIIGIDLGGTSVKLAILTTEGEIQEKWSIKTNILDDGSHIVPDIIDSIKQRFETHGLTKDDFLGIGMGSPGVVDSEAGTVIGAYNLNWKTLQLVKEQFESALGLPFFIDNDANVAALGEQWVGAGNNNPNVVFMTLGTGVGGGVIAAGNLIRGVKGAGGELGHITVDFDEPFACTCGKKGCLETVASATGIVNLSRRYADQYAGDAKLKQMIDDGQDVTAKDVFDLAKEGDDLALIVYRHFSEYLGVACANIAAVLNPAYIVLGGGVSAAGEFLLDGVRKVFAENSFPQIKESTQIVLATRGNDAGVLGAASLVLK; from the coding sequence ATGTCTAAAAAAATTATCGGTATTGACCTTGGGGGAACTTCTGTTAAATTGGCCATTTTGACTACTGAGGGAGAAATTCAAGAAAAATGGTCTATCAAGACAAATATTTTAGATGATGGAAGTCATATTGTTCCTGATATTATTGACAGTATCAAGCAGCGATTTGAAACCCATGGTTTGACAAAGGACGATTTCTTAGGAATTGGTATGGGCTCACCCGGTGTAGTGGATAGTGAAGCTGGCACTGTTATCGGAGCCTATAACCTCAACTGGAAGACCTTGCAATTGGTCAAAGAGCAGTTTGAATCTGCGCTCGGTTTACCATTCTTTATTGACAATGATGCAAACGTAGCGGCCCTCGGTGAACAATGGGTTGGTGCTGGAAACAACAATCCAAACGTTGTCTTTATGACGCTTGGTACAGGTGTCGGTGGCGGTGTCATCGCTGCTGGAAACTTGATTCGTGGTGTCAAAGGTGCTGGTGGCGAATTGGGCCATATCACAGTTGACTTTGATGAGCCATTTGCATGTACTTGTGGTAAGAAAGGTTGTCTAGAAACAGTTGCTTCAGCGACAGGTATTGTCAACCTCAGCCGTCGCTATGCTGATCAATACGCAGGCGATGCAAAACTGAAACAAATGATTGATGATGGGCAAGATGTAACGGCTAAAGATGTCTTTGATTTGGCAAAAGAGGGCGATGATTTGGCTTTGATTGTCTACCGTCACTTCTCAGAATACTTAGGTGTTGCTTGTGCAAACATTGCTGCAGTCCTCAATCCTGCCTACATCGTTCTTGGTGGTGGTGTATCAGCTGCGGGAGAGTTCTTATTGGATGGCGTTCGCAAGGTCTTTGCTGAAAATAGCTTCCCACAAATCAAGGAAAGTACACAAATTGTCTTGGCAACACGTGGTAATGATGCAGGTGTATTGGGCGCAGCATCACTCGTCTTGAAATAA
- the pfkB gene encoding 1-phosphofructokinase: MIYTVTLNPAIDYIVRLEDVETGSVNRMESDDKYAGGKGINVSRVLKRLGYPNTATGFLGGFTGQFIKDGLIAEGIDTDFVQVDQDTRINVKIKADQETEINGLGPIVTDTQLAELEMVLAGLTKEDTVVFAGSAPASLGNEVYNRLIPVAKKAGAQVVCDFEGQTLLDSLAHQPLLVKPNNHELEAIFNVELNGIADIETYAKKILEMGAQNVIISMAGDGALLVTPPATYFAKPIKGTVKNSVGAGDSMVAGFTGEYVRSQDPIEALKWGVACGTATAFSDDLASIEFIKETYEKVEVETL; the protein is encoded by the coding sequence ATGATTTATACAGTTACGCTCAATCCAGCGATTGACTATATCGTTCGTTTAGAAGATGTCGAGACGGGCAGTGTCAATCGTATGGAGAGCGACGATAAGTATGCCGGCGGTAAGGGAATTAACGTTAGCCGTGTTTTGAAGCGCTTGGGCTATCCGAATACAGCAACGGGTTTCCTTGGGGGATTCACAGGTCAGTTCATCAAAGATGGATTGATTGCCGAAGGAATTGATACTGATTTTGTTCAGGTTGATCAAGATACACGTATTAACGTGAAAATCAAAGCTGACCAAGAAACAGAAATCAACGGTTTGGGTCCGATTGTGACAGATACACAGTTGGCCGAATTAGAAATGGTCTTAGCAGGATTGACCAAAGAAGACACCGTTGTCTTTGCTGGGTCTGCTCCAGCTAGTCTTGGAAACGAAGTCTACAATAGGCTGATTCCTGTGGCGAAAAAAGCAGGAGCGCAAGTTGTCTGTGACTTTGAAGGTCAAACACTCCTAGACTCACTAGCACACCAGCCACTTTTGGTCAAGCCAAACAACCATGAACTTGAAGCAATCTTCAACGTCGAATTGAATGGCATTGCAGACATTGAAACCTACGCTAAGAAAATCTTAGAAATGGGTGCTCAGAATGTGATCATTTCCATGGCAGGGGATGGGGCTTTGTTGGTCACTCCACCAGCTACTTACTTTGCTAAACCAATCAAGGGTACAGTGAAAAACTCTGTCGGAGCTGGAGATTCCATGGTGGCAGGTTTTACAGGTGAATACGTTCGCTCACAAGACCCAATTGAAGCCCTAAAATGGGGAGTTGCTTGCGGTACGGCAACAGCCTTTTCAGATGATTTGGCAAGTATCGAATTTATTAAGGAAACTTATGAAAAAGTTGAGGTAGAAACACTATGA
- a CDS encoding DUF1149 family protein, with protein sequence MEIIRDKEFVNQYHFDARNHAWEKENGIPETKLKVDFQLIEQNRAENRTSMITILRFMIVLDHFVISGAMSQAVHLPNRLVEEPTEFTDEEKRVLVEPLLDILKRMTYEVTEIAFDAPGVNLEF encoded by the coding sequence ATGGAAATCATTCGCGATAAAGAATTTGTCAATCAGTATCATTTTGATGCCCGCAATCACGCGTGGGAAAAAGAGAACGGAATTCCGGAAACAAAATTGAAAGTTGACTTTCAATTGATTGAGCAAAATCGTGCAGAAAATCGAACATCTATGATTACCATTTTGCGCTTTATGATTGTACTAGATCATTTTGTGATTTCAGGTGCCATGAGTCAGGCCGTTCACTTACCAAATCGATTGGTAGAAGAGCCAACTGAATTTACTGATGAGGAAAAACGTGTTTTGGTAGAGCCTCTTTTGGACATTTTAAAACGAATGACTTATGAGGTTACTGAAATCGCCTTTGATGCACCAGGAGTGAATTTGGAGTTTTAA
- a CDS encoding CCA tRNA nucleotidyltransferase, which yields MKLNNLPSEFQEALPILEKIKAAGFEAYFVGGSVRDAILGRPIHDVDIATSSYPQETKQIFSRTIDVGIEHGTVLVLEGKKEYEITTFRTEEEYVDFRRPSQVSFVRSLEEDLKRRDFTVNAFALDEEAQIVDLFDGMTDLENRTLRAVGIPAERFNEDALRIMRGFRFAATLDFEIEPTTFEAMVQTAPLLEKISVERSFIEFDKLLMADFWRKGLRAMIDSKAYNFLPDLAGKSDELEAMLTSLTEEFRFSTSEQAWALLFVCLGIDNIKSFLKKWKTSNDFQRSVVKLVEIYQLRQAGPVTKQICFKYGKEFLYLVEELHQAQGFVTDFAAIDKIDQALTIHDKHEIVVNGGHLMKAFDLKPGPVLGELLKEVEFQIVEGQLENEEQAIMTFVKGILENE from the coding sequence ATGAAATTAAACAATCTGCCTTCTGAGTTTCAGGAGGCTTTGCCGATTTTAGAGAAAATTAAAGCAGCTGGCTTCGAGGCTTACTTTGTTGGTGGCTCCGTGCGGGATGCCATTTTAGGCAGACCTATTCACGATGTCGATATTGCGACATCCAGCTACCCTCAGGAAACGAAACAAATCTTTTCACGGACTATTGATGTCGGAATTGAACACGGTACGGTGCTAGTATTAGAGGGGAAAAAGGAGTATGAAATCACGACTTTTCGGACAGAGGAGGAGTATGTCGACTTCCGTAGGCCGAGCCAGGTTTCCTTTGTGCGTTCCTTAGAAGAGGATCTCAAACGTCGCGACTTCACAGTCAATGCCTTTGCCCTGGATGAAGAGGCTCAAATTGTAGACCTCTTTGATGGGATGACTGACTTAGAAAACCGCACCCTACGGGCTGTAGGCATCCCGGCTGAGCGTTTCAACGAAGATGCCCTCCGTATCATGCGAGGTTTTCGCTTTGCAGCGACCTTGGACTTTGAGATTGAACCGACGACCTTTGAAGCTATGGTGCAAACCGCACCGCTCTTGGAAAAAATCTCGGTGGAACGTAGCTTTATCGAGTTTGATAAACTATTGATGGCGGATTTTTGGCGAAAAGGCTTGCGCGCTATGATTGATTCCAAGGCTTACAATTTCTTGCCTGATTTAGCTGGAAAAAGTGATGAATTAGAGGCCATGCTAACAAGTCTGACAGAAGAGTTTCGCTTTTCGACATCTGAACAAGCTTGGGCCCTGCTCTTTGTCTGCCTAGGTATTGATAACATCAAGTCCTTCCTGAAAAAATGGAAAACCAGCAATGATTTCCAACGCAGCGTGGTCAAGTTGGTAGAGATTTATCAGCTCCGCCAAGCAGGACCTGTTACCAAGCAAATCTGTTTCAAGTATGGCAAAGAATTCTTATACTTGGTAGAGGAACTTCATCAGGCACAAGGTTTTGTTACAGATTTTGCAGCAATCGATAAGATTGACCAAGCCTTGACTATCCACGACAAGCATGAAATTGTTGTCAATGGAGGACATCTGATGAAGGCATTTGACCTCAAACCAGGTCCAGTATTGGGAGAACTACTCAAAGAGGTGGAATTCCAGATTGTGGAAGGACAGCTGGAAAACGAAGAGCAAGCGATTATGACATTTGTGAAAGGAATCTTAGAGAATGAGTGA
- a CDS encoding ABC-F family ATP-binding cassette domain-containing protein, which yields MSDFIVEHLTKSVGDKTVFADLSFIIHQGDRIGIIGVNGTGKTTLLDVLSSRIGFDGDVSPFRTKNAYKIAYLTQEPDFDESKTVLDTVLSSDLRETQLIREYELLLSHYDETSQARLEKVMAEMDSLNAWEIESQVKTVLSKLGLTDLNKTVAELSGGLRRRVQLAQVLLGNADLLLLDEPTNHLDIDTIEWLTTFLKNTKKSVLFITHDRYFLDNVATRIFELDRASLTEYQGNYQDYVRLKAEQDERDAALRHKKERLYKQELAWMRRQPQARATKQQARINRFHDLKGDLANKIDDSELEINFETSRIGKKVINFENVSFSYPDKPILKDFNLLIQNKDRIGIVGDNGKGKSTLLNLIAGDLQADSGKVDIGETIRIGYFSQTIKGLDESKRVINFLQEVAEEAKTTSGMVSIAELLEQFLFPRNTHGTLIEKLSGGEKKRLYLLKILLQRPNVLLLDEPTNDLDIATLTVLEHFLQGFTGPVITVSHDRYFLDKVANKILAFEDSGIETFFGNYTDYLDEKAFLASSSAISLEKPKEKTEKIKENKKRMSYFEKQEWATIEEDIAGLEERIAAIEAEMLTCGSDFTKLSDLQKELDEKNDLLLEKYERYEYLSKLEG from the coding sequence ATGAGTGATTTTATCGTTGAACACCTGACTAAATCTGTCGGAGATAAAACGGTCTTTGCTGATCTATCTTTCATCATCCATCAAGGCGACCGTATCGGGATTATTGGGGTCAATGGTACAGGAAAGACGACTTTGTTGGATGTTCTGTCAAGTCGTATCGGTTTTGACGGAGATGTATCACCTTTTCGTACCAAAAATGCTTATAAAATCGCCTATCTGACCCAGGAACCTGATTTTGATGAAAGCAAGACAGTTTTAGACACCGTTCTTTCATCTGACCTCCGTGAAACCCAGCTGATTCGTGAATACGAGCTGCTCTTATCTCATTACGATGAAACCAGTCAAGCAAGACTGGAAAAGGTGATGGCTGAGATGGATTCTCTCAATGCTTGGGAGATTGAAAGCCAGGTCAAGACTGTCTTGTCGAAACTCGGGCTAACAGACCTCAACAAAACCGTTGCTGAGTTATCAGGGGGTCTACGTAGACGAGTCCAATTGGCCCAAGTCCTCCTTGGCAATGCTGACTTGCTCTTGCTGGATGAACCGACTAACCACCTGGACATTGATACCATTGAGTGGTTGACGACTTTCTTGAAAAATACTAAAAAGTCTGTTCTCTTTATTACCCACGATCGCTATTTCTTGGACAATGTGGCGACACGGATTTTTGAATTGGACCGCGCCAGCTTAACCGAATATCAGGGAAATTACCAGGACTATGTTCGCTTGAAGGCAGAACAGGACGAGCGAGATGCCGCCCTTCGCCATAAGAAAGAGCGGCTCTACAAACAAGAGCTGGCTTGGATGCGCAGACAACCTCAAGCTCGTGCAACCAAGCAGCAGGCTCGTATCAATCGTTTCCATGACCTCAAAGGCGATTTAGCCAACAAGATAGACGATAGCGAATTGGAAATCAATTTTGAAACCTCTCGTATCGGTAAAAAGGTCATTAACTTTGAAAATGTCAGCTTTTCCTATCCTGATAAGCCCATTTTAAAAGACTTTAACCTGCTCATTCAAAACAAGGACCGCATCGGTATTGTTGGTGATAATGGAAAAGGAAAATCTACCCTGCTCAATCTAATCGCAGGCGACTTACAAGCAGACAGCGGTAAGGTAGATATTGGTGAAACCATCCGTATCGGTTATTTTTCTCAGACCATCAAGGGCTTGGACGAAAGCAAGCGGGTCATCAATTTCTTGCAGGAAGTGGCAGAAGAAGCTAAGACGACATCTGGTATGGTTTCTATCGCAGAACTCTTGGAGCAATTCCTCTTCCCACGTAATACCCATGGTACCCTGATTGAGAAATTGTCAGGTGGGGAGAAGAAGCGACTTTATTTGCTGAAGATTCTCTTGCAACGGCCCAATGTTCTCTTACTAGATGAACCGACCAACGACTTGGACATAGCGACTCTGACAGTCTTGGAACATTTCTTGCAGGGCTTTACTGGTCCAGTCATTACCGTTAGTCACGACCGTTATTTCCTAGACAAGGTAGCCAATAAAATCTTGGCTTTCGAAGATAGCGGTATAGAGACTTTCTTTGGCAACTACACAGACTATCTGGATGAGAAGGCCTTTCTGGCTTCCAGCTCTGCCATTTCCTTGGAAAAACCAAAGGAGAAAACCGAGAAAATCAAAGAGAACAAGAAGCGGATGTCCTACTTTGAGAAGCAGGAATGGGCAACCATCGAAGAGGATATTGCTGGCTTGGAGGAGCGGATTGCGGCAATCGAGGCGGAAATGCTGACCTGTGGTAGTGATTTTACAAAATTGTCCGATTTGCAGAAGGAATTGGATGAGAAAAACGACCTGCTCTTGGAAAAATATGAGCGGTATGAGTATCTGAGCAAACTGGAGGGCTAG